In Aspergillus nidulans FGSC A4 chromosome II, the genomic stretch TGGTTTCCATACTGGCTGTCCGATCTTGCCCTTGAGCACGAGGCTGTTATTGTCAGCGCCAATTACCGCTTGATGCCTCAAGCAACTGGCTTGGACATCTATGACGACATAAAAGACTTCTGGGCATGGCTACAGTCTCCAGTTGTGGAAGAGATTCTAGCGACGTACACCACACCCACCGAAATCGACCTTGCACACATCCTCGTGACGGGAGAGTCAGCTGGTGGACTGCTGAGCATCAATTCTGCCCTCCAGCTTGCGAATTCAGATTTTGTCGGATTTCCCGTGCGCGCTGCCATTGGCATGTACCCAACTGTAGACATGAACTCCACGGATTTTACTGAGCCTCGTACGACCCCTCCCTTTGGGCAGCATTTCGACGAATCGATCATCAGCGCGATTCTAGACACCGCTCCAGACGGGCCTATCACTTCAACATCCGGTGATTACCTCCCTCTGATGCTGGCCGCGATCGAATACGGGTACCTGGGGGATTGGTACGCGCGAGACTCCCATCACTCTGAAACACTATACCCCGTTCAGCAACTGAAAAAGGGAGTTCAGATCCCCAGAGGAGGTATTACCATCATTCAAGGGCTCAACGATACTGTAGTGCCGCCGCACCATTCAGAGCCCTTTATCACTCGACTAGCTAAGGTAACGGCCGGCCAGCCAGGGAACGACAAGATTCATCTCATTACCCACGACGGTGAGCATGGGTTCGATGGAGACTTGCGGTACAATAAAGAGGCGTGGCTACAGGAGGCATTGAGGCCCGCGGTAGAAGCGTGGCTGGACTGATGCAAAAGCAGCATCCAGCCTACTTTGGCTTCCTTTGCATTCTCAAGTCCTACACTGTTTCCAAAGTCAAAGGTTCTATCAGTCTATTTCGTTTACGAACAGTCTATCATTCTATTTGCTTTATTGAAGTTTTTTTTGTTATTTTGAGGCAGGTACATGCTGCTTTCAGATTCTTGAAACTGAGACGCGGCAGTACCTATGCTTTGGAGCGGTATGTTATATACGGCATCTCGAAACAATAGCCTTGTCATTCAAAAATACTCTAATAGCGTCAGCGTCGCCCAAAGAGGCAAGTTCGGACTTCAACTCCGGACTCCGCCGGAGTCTGACAGAGTGTACCGGCCTTTCGGAAATCAAACCACCGAGCGGGATGGTTATATGACCACCACTATGCCGTCCTTAATCCATTTCTCACCTTCCCACATGCTTTTACTGGTGTGATATTTACCACTACTCAAATCGGCAAAACCATGTCCTCAATCCACATTCCCGGCCTCCTACAACCCGTCATTGCCCTGAACGGATGGACTTTCCTCGTCGAGATCTGGATGTTTGCTACACGTATTCCTGCCGTCGGACACCTGAAGGAATCCTCCGATCCGGCCATCACTAAGGCCGAGCTGAACGAGAAGACGCCGCCCTCTGTGCGCTGGAAGGGCGACAACTACAACAACCTCCTGGAGCAGCCGACGCAGTTCTATGCCGTTGCACTGGCTCTCGCGATTGCCCGCCACGGCGAGGATAATTCTGTCGACCAGGGACTAGCGTGGGCGTATGTTGGGACAAGAATCATGCATAGTCTCATCCAGTGCACGAGCAATATTGTCCCTTTGAGGTTCTGTGTGTTTGCGGTCTCTTCCGGAATTCTGGCTGCGCTGACAGTcagggcggcggcggctgtgTTCTAAAGGGTTCTCTAAGAAACTGCGCTAATGACGGACACATCTGAACACGGGTTTTATTATGGATGATATACTATACAATGCGACTGAGTTAGGGTTCCTATTGCCAGACCAATATGAGACACCGATCAGGGCCGGTCTTGATGGATATGTAATAGTTTGAACTATCTGGGGATTAAAATCACTTTATATTTCGTAAATCGTATCTAAACCATGACTTATTTATGACTGGACAGCCTTCCCTCCTCCATTTCCACCGTCGGTGTAGCGAACTTGCGGATTGCAACGACGCGCCAGAAATACGTCCTTCCTCTACCCAAAGCACAATTGATCTCGCTCGGATGGATCCAGTTCAGAGTGAACACAACAATAAACATCAGCAGCGCGTCAAACACGTAGATGAAAACCTCCTGCTTCATCATGTACGAATCGTAGCCCATGAGGTACTCAACAACGCGAACCACCGAGCGAATCAGGATCAGCACACTCGTGAAGCAGAGGGCCATCATATGTCTACGCCAGATGCTCTGCAGTTCAAGAGAAACCGGCACTCGTTGCCTTGCCATTCGCACCTCGaagacagcagcagtgaggacgaagaaggcAAAAAAGATGATCTGTACGAACAGACCGCCGACGATAATCTTCTCGCCTGTATCTGCgctcttctcatccttgaccATGATTCCAGCGCCTGTCTCGTTAGCTTTGTCCGTATTTAATGGTCAAGAGAACTGTACCTGAGGCCTGcatgaggaaggagagcacGTCGCCAGCAACAAATATCTTGGTCAAGAACCGCAGTGGTATGATTGAGCATCTCTCTGCATCTAGCATTGCAATAATTCGGCCGAGTGTCATGTATATGCTCGCGGCCAGAAAGGCGGGGGCGATCAAAATGAGAGCGCTCTGCATTACATACGGGCCTTTTGTAAAGTTGGGTGCTTCGGTAGATGAGAGGACACGGCCTATGTACCCAACGGTTTCCACTGGTTGAGTTAGTCCTGCAATGTCCCTGGCAATGGGAAGGCTCTTACATGCACCGCCGATAGCGAAAGGGATCATGAACCAGGTCCGTGTATGGAGCAGTTGGTAGAGGTGTAGGATTGTACAGACGCCGAATAGCCCAGCAAATAtgcctccagctgccgctgagGGAGTGTAATAGTAGAACGTGAATTCCATGGTAAAGTGTCTTtgcagagggtgagaagagGGGTAGAGTTGAGTTGATGCCAAAGTGCCCAGACAGAGCTGGGACGAGCGCAGCTTAAATAAAACTTCGAAGGCTCAATGCTAACATCCCTCTCCAACAAGTATCTGGCTGCAAAAAAATGGTCCTGTAGGCAAATACATTCAATCTCTCGTTCTCGTACCCATAACCCGATCCGGCAGGGCGGCGCCACTCTAGCTTGTGGATCCAACCCTCGCTTTAATTTGGTTGGTACCTTTTTTAGTAGACGGGACGCACTTCGGGTTCGGGTTTCAGGACTTGGACATCCGTCAGTTCGTACTTCGTATGGAGATCCGAGTAGGGTTATGCCTGGGTGGAGTGCTTCTATTCCGATCTGACTTCCCTTGTGCACCTGGTGCCCACCCATCATGAGCGATGCAGCGAATACATAAACGGGACCTGGCCCGTATCTATTGGCCTTTCCAGTCAAATATCTTTCTAACATCTACTCATCATGGGATACCAGTACTATATGTACGATCCGTCCAAGGGCGCAGCAATTCCCTTCGCTGCCCTTTTCGGTCTCACCACAGTTGTGCATATGTGGCAAACGATTCAAAACCGGACATGGTACATGACTCCATTCATTATCGGAGGGATCTGTATGTTTTCCCTTCAATGGGTACAGAAATGAGGGCAGCCACTGATGCTTTCCAGTCGAAGCGATCGGCTACCTCTGCAGGTTCATCAGCGCGACCCAGACCCCCAACTGGACTATGTACCCTTATATCGGGCAAAGCCTGTTGATCCTCCTAGGTCCAGCGCTCTTCGCAGCTTCCGTCTACATGCTACTCGGACGTATCATCCGCACGCTGAACGCCGGTTCACTGTCGCCTATTAGACCGAATTGGCTTACGAAGATCTTCGTGGCGGGTGATGTAATTTCTTTCTTTATGCAGAGCGGCGGTACGTCTATACTCATCACCTTTAGCTTGTCGAAATAACTGCAAGGGCCGAGTATTGACGAGATATCAAGGAGGCGGAATGCAAGCCAGTGCCAAAACCCAAGATCGCGCTGAAATGGGCGAGAATATGATCCTGGGCGGCCTCTTCGTCCAgattctcttcttcagcatcttcaTTGTTGTCTCGATCATTTTCCACCGCCGAATGTTGTCGACCCCAATGCACCATATGGGCATAGATGTGCCCTGGAACAAATACCTCAAGATCTTATATCTCGTCAGCTTCCTGATTTTAATCAGATCCTTGTATCGCGTTGCCGAGTACATTCAGGGGAAGGAAGGGGTTCTGCAGAGCAAAGAGGTGTTTATATACGTGTTAGATGCATCTCTCATGCTTGTTTGCTGTGTAATCCTAAACGTTTGGCACCCAAGTAATGTTGTGTCGGGGAAACAGGCGCTGTATAAGCATGCTGAGGATCTGGAGATGCTGACGAATAGTGGGCGGACGAACTTTTGAAATGGATGGCTGGATTTCTTACCTGTATTCTATCATAACTGTTAAGAAACACCATTTATGGACTAAATTCAAGTAGAAAGATGGTTACGGGCGACCTACTTCCGAATCCGCTACGAGTCATATATGTCAGAGCTGCAGGGTGGACTAGAATAACGGCCTAAGGGCTTTGTCTGTTCAAGACTCTAGTGGTTTCAAGCTGTCATGTCAACCATGCTCGATAAACCATAACACTCTCAATTTTTTGCCCGTGACCTATCTTTATAGACTACCTAGTTTATCACTGGCTAGACAACACCAGCTCCTTTTCCGGCTCTGCCAGGCAAGACGCCATACTGCTTGTAGTGCCCCCGCTCACGAATACAGACCCACGAAAGAAACCCAGCTAGAGGACACAAAACAATCGCCAGGATAATTATGATCGCCCCTAACGCACGACTACTGACACTGCGCGACCCCATAGTACCCATGATCGAAATAATGATAAGCGCAAACCAGAAAACCGTGTCGATTATATTTAATACGACGTTGACTTTTGTATTTGCCCATCGTTTCAGGCTCTCGACGTGGGCAGTTAAGACCTGGTAAGCCATGAAGACAGCCGACTTGATGCACTAGTTACTGTTAGGGTTTGGTATTGCAATTGGAGCTGAGAAGACGGGTTACTTACAACCGCAAACCCCCATGTATTCGTTCTGGCCCGAGGAGTGCCACTGTCGGCTACGCGGGCGATGGTGAGGATAAATGTTACCAGGACCAAAGCGCCTATGATGACATGCAGCTTGAGCTTTGTCCGAGGAATGTTCTCTGCAGCGATGTTGAGTCTTGAAAGCATGGTTGAGAAAGGGTAAGACTTGGTGGAAGGTTTGAACAACTTTTCTGTCGTGGTCAGGCAATCTTTAGATACGATCTAGATATCGACGACGAACTGTTTATTTATGTTCTTGACACTCCAAAAAATCAACTGTGCTGCCTATATTCCATTGTTCGCCTATGCATTTGGCCAGGTTTATAATTACACCTAGTTTACAGAGCATTCGCTGAGATTATTCGCATTCGTACCATTGTCCCGATTAGGACAATTATACAACTAGCTTCGGTGGGCCGTGATCGACGGTCGGTTTTTGCCCTTTTTTTCCAGCCAACAGGCTGTGCACTCGTAGCTGGAGTTCTTGGGCCTATGCCTAATAATAGGCGCGGGATACTCAACTAGCGATCGGTTTCGTGGCTAGGGCTTACTATGAAGGTACACCTTCCGAACCTTACATAGCTTATTAAAGGTGAATGTAAAAGAATATCAGGTCGTTGATAAGGGTAGCGCCGATTGGGACAGCATTATACCTTCGCCAAGCACCTCAGAAATAGGCCATTTGATATACGCCTTCCAgtcctcgtccagcagctccaATATATCTTCCAGTACAGATCGACCCCATCCTTGCAAGAAACAGTTCCCGCGTGCTAGATGGAGGAACGCGCAGTAATGGGCGTAGACAACCAGTGCAAACGGGCGTTTCGCTTGCAGGTATTCTAGATACTTTGGAGACACCCTGATTGCCCACCCAACCGGCAATGTCATTGAGTTGGGCTGAGAGAAGGAGTGACCAGAGAGACCCCGCAGCGCCTCAATTACAAGCGTGTACGTTGCGGCGTCGTGGTCTCCAGCATATAAAAACTCTGTGTTCAGATGATCCAGATAGTCCAGGGGTTCTTTGACATGATCTGGAATGGCGACGGACTGATCGCCCGTGCTGAAGAGCGGCGCGAAATTACTCTGTCGAAGGAAGGCAAAAGCTGCTCTTGTGATCTGTTGGACACCACGGCACAGGACGAAGACATTGTTGAGCGCAGCTAGTGAAGGTTTGTCCGAGTCTGAGCCCGAGCCAGCAGCGCTCGTCAGGGCCGAGCCGAATGCATAGGCCACAACCAAGGCGGACAACCCCATCAACGACCGAGCGTTGTCAGGGGTGACATTGTTCAGACCCTCGCGAAGTGCCTGCAGCGCCTGGCCTTTATGCGCCGTGGCGAGACCCAGCCAGAAAGCTTGTTCTTGTCCCTGATTTGAAAGAGCAAGGTGCAACGCTGACACTGCTAGGATACCATGCATAAGGGGCGGTGCCCTGAGCgcttcgtcaacaagattGATCTGCCATACCACTCGGGTCTCTGTGTTGCGGGAGAAGAATTGGCAGGTCTCGTGCTGCCAATTAACAAGCAACCTCAGCTGGGTCATATCCAGCGGCGGATTCAGGAAGGGGGTCTCATGGCTGAACGGTCTATCCAGAAGACGAAAGGGTGTCTCTGGAGTGGCAGAAGAATCTTCTCCCGTCAGATCAGGGGGTGCGACGCGTCTTCTTCCGCGGCGAGGAGCGTTGTCCCCGGCCCAGATGAACGAGGCCTCGGTGACATATTCGCAGTCTTCCTGTCGCTGCCTGCAGTTGGAGCAGACCGGCCGCGCCTCATCGCACTAATATCGTCAGCTTAGCAAGCGCTAGCCTGGGCTGGGTGACGTACCTTCACTCTCCGCTGTTTGCATGCTTTGCAGCCGTGTCTTGATTTGCGATGCGTGCGGCGGAGCGGCATTGCGCAAACTGCTCGGCTTGGAGCATGACCACGTATCCGTTAAGGCGGCGAGTGTCTTGAGGGGAGCAACGGATACGGTTACGGCATATACTGCACAAGCCTTCTAGGCAACCATGGCGTGCTGTTGAGGAAGCTTGTTGGGGAAATTTCTAAAGCGCCAAGCGTGTCCTATGCACGGGCCTTGGTTTAGTCAGGGTTCTCAAGAAGGCAGTCTGTACGAATACGAGTCTGTGTGCTCAAGGAAGTATTAACACCCAGCTAACCACAAAAAATAGATAGAAAAATAGTTTACCGAGGATGGGTACATGACCTAACGATACGAGCTGGTCGGTTCTAGGGCAGTTGCCTATGAATTCTGGGCAAATACCTATAGTACACGGCCAAAATTATGTCTACgaatattatatatattcgtATTGACGAGTAACTTCAGTGGCAATCCAATAACATATACAACGAATTGCGGATTTCTAGACGGTATCAATCATCCAGTGCACGGTATACTAGACTACCCGCGATGAACTGAACTCGATCTACCTAATACGGCGTGCTTCCGTCTTAGGTACTGCACAGCGGCTATCAATACGTCCCAGACTCAAATCGTTAAAGCACAGGAAATGCTTATGTTAAATGGGCCAAGCACTGCACTAAAGGCTCTCCCGGACTGCTCCAGCCGCGGGCTCGGAAAAGTACCGAAGCGACTTAGAACCATCAGAGTTAACCGAGAGTACAAATACTGCCTCATTTTGAATAGAAAAGAGTAACAACTTCCGAGAGAAAATGGCACTGAAGGATAAAGGTGCTTGCTCAACTGTGTAGCCAGCACCTATGGGAAAGGCATAGAGGTTATTCTACCTTCCCGTCGGACTGGGGACCATGCATTATGCCTGGTCCGTAGAAAGGTTATTGCCCATTGTACTCAGGGATAAATCGATAAGCGATCAAGATGAACACGACTAAGCTTCAGATCAAACCAGTCTGGCTAATCAGGCAGCCAAAAACCAAAAAGGAAACGCCCGATGGGGGGCTCGAACCCCCGACATTGGGATCACCGGCAAATTAAGGCGGTAAAAGTCCCACGCTCTAGCCAACTGAGCTAACCGGGCAACTTTGATGTTAGAGTGCAATTATACGGTGTATATATACCTCAAATTATAACTGAGCCAGCCACTACATTTTAGTGCGGCACCGGCGGAATATGGTGGCAAGAGCCGCCGCACTACCGATTGGATTACTTGGCTCATGCTATCATGTAGTGGTATCACACCTCCATGTTGAGTGACCTCGGACTTTACTTTGTGAATCTGAATGCTCTAATGGTTCTAGCGGAGGAGTAAAACCTCTCCCGCGTATTCGAAAAGCGGAAGAATTTTCAGATTTGATCATGGACACGCTGTACTGCGTATCCAGCCTGCTTGTGCAACTCGGGAAGACGAACTGGACTGACCAGGGTGGTCCGGTTGAAGTCTAAATCTTCAAATATCAACTCTCAAGAATAAGGCCTTCAGAGAAGTGCCTCAACAAAAGTAGGACAAAGTAGTCGGAAGATTGCTTCGAACCAGGATCGATTGACCTTAAGTCTTACGTATTGCATGTCTTGAGCACTACACACAGTCGGCGTTTCTGATTCGAGTCCTGATACCTTCGGCTTATGGGCCTTGATCAGATAAGACATGGGTTTAAAAGACGGGAATGCCGTCGCTCGATGATGAACTTGACAAATGACAGCAGTAATGTCAACCATGTTATCATTTCAGCTAATGGAAAGGGAAGTCGAATATATATCCATGCACTGCTTGTTCATCAAGCCATAAGAGATGAACGAAGTAAGCACAAAGTTATATGCATAAATTTCGGCGCACAATTTGGCATCGTGGACGGTGTATGGACTTTACGCACTGTAGCTGATCGCCTGACCAAGTGGGCGCGCTTAATCGAGTATTAGGTGGCTATATATAACTGGTCATTGAATAGCCGAAAATTAGTGCTACGAAAAGAACGgaacaaaaaaaaggttTCGCCCGATGGGGGGCTCGAACCCCCGACATTGGGATACCAGCAGAATAAAGCGGTAAAAGTCCCACGCTCTAGCCAACTGAGCTAACCGGGCAAGCGATGGCAAATTATGCAACCATTTGCCTTGATATCGGATATCAATAGACAGGTAATATATCCCCTGCCGTACATTTACGAAACCTATGCAATCGCATCTGCGACAATACTTTGGAGGAAAGACGAAGGAGGGCCCCATCTGTGAATTCATCATCCTATCTTCTGTTTCAAGCTGGCGTATCATGTATCCCAAAAGGCGCGAATGCAAACCCAAGGTACACGCCGACTGTTTCTCCTACTACAATTTAATCGATGCCACAGTATGTGTAGGCTAGCCCATCGGGGCCGTTTTGGGGCTCCACACGGTGTACCTTAAATACAACACTTACTTCGACAGAGGATCAGCAGGAGTCTGCTTCGACGCTTCGACGCTTAGGAACCAACTAGGTGTCTACTGACGTCTAGTTGTTCTATCAAGAGCAGCTACAGCATTCTAGACACTTATGCAATCGTGTGGTGTGGTCGACAATTTTAGGACAAAGAGATCTCGACCTGATTGGACTATCGAGCAGCTACAGGGGATGAACAGGGAATGGTTATGATAATGAGCTGATTGCGGAATGAAGCCggtctctttcttccatAGTTTCGTTTCCATGTGCATATAGCGATCCCACTGCACAGGGCGAAACGCGGTCAGTATTAAAGTAAAGGCAATCTGGACCTTCAAGAGAGATTGAGTGCGGCAACAGACACCGCTATGGAAGAAGCGGAACCGAACTTCTGTATGTATATGCCCATTGAGGATATACATCACCCTGGACGGGAGATATCATAACCCGGAACATGAACGTCGACCGCATCAATAGGGTGGTTGTAAAGAAAATAATTGGCAGGGATAATGATATACAGATAACCTAGAAGAGCCTCACCTCATGCCAAAGCTCCCTGGTGCAAAGCTTGACACTTTACGACTTTGCAGTCGCTGATACGCAGGCCATACAAACGGCTCGGAGAATAACCGAAGCGTGCCGACTATCGGATCTATCCGAGACTATCTACGGAGGAGCCCGCGAAGAACGTCAAAGTCCAACGTAGCGTCCAGCTGCTATttcgcctcttcatcaatcCGCCATGCTTGCTTCTCACACTGTACGCAGAGCATCGAAGATCGGACCGAGCCGTCATGCTCGTACCTTAACCAACGCCCCGACCGTCGCCGTTCTGTACCAGGCCATTGAACCGCCCGTCATCAATGGCGTCAGAAAGCCTAGAAAACCGGGTGGTAAGCAGTAATTCGGACAAAACTTTCATAGATATACTGAAAGAGAGTAGGCTACCAAGATTCTGGAGCAGATATCGTCTATACCCTCCAGCAGAAAGGCATCCAGGTGATCAAGGCGGATCCTTCAGCCCCTGTATCCTCCAACGAGGGCTGGACATTTCCCGACACAGAAGAGGGCATCTACTCTGCTGTCCATCAGGGTGCCACGCATCTCTGGGCGAACACTATCTTATTCAGTTCTCATCCCCTTCAGACGTCGGCCAGGTTGACGCCGCTCGCCGACAAGATCTACGTAGTCGGCCAGCCGCCCGGTTTGGTGGAGAATTTCGACGACAAGGCGTACTTGAACGGGAAACTAGCCCAGATTGGTGGATTCACCTTGCCAAAGTCCTGGCTGGCCACTTCGGAAAATATACAACAGCTCGTTCAACAAGTCGACCGGTATCCGATCGTTGGGAAGCCCGTTCGTGGACGCGGAAGCCATGGGGTCAAGGTGTGCCGTGACAAACAgcagttgctgcagcatACAAAGACCCTTCTTGCCGAGTCGCCGCTCGTAATGTTGGAAGAGTTCCTCGCAGGCGAGGAGGCTaccatcaccgtcatgcCCCCGACACCCTCTGATCCGCACCATTGGAGCACGGTCCCAGTAAATCGGTTCAACCACGACGATGGTATTGCGCCTTACAACGGCGTGGTGGCCGTCACTGCCAACTCGAGAGTTGTgacagaggaggagctcaaAGACCCAGCGTACGGCAAGATAATGCGCCAATGTGAGAAGGTCGCGCAGTTGATAGGAGCTACGGCACCGATCCGAGTCGACGTTCGCCGGTTCAGTCCTGGGTCCGATTTTGCGCTTTTTGACATCAACATGAAGCCAGTAAGTAGCTTACTTTTTCACCGACAATTAGAGGTCTAACGGAAGTAGAACATGACTGGGCCTGGCCGTCCAGGGCGCGAGGATCAAGCCAGCTTAACGGCCATTGCGGCTTCGGCTATGGGTTGGGACTATGGGACATTACTTGAGAATATTCTCGAAGGCGCGCAGCCACTGAGTGTCTTTCGGAATTACAGCAATCCTTTCTAGGTAGGAGAAGATTTCTTTACGCAGCGAAGCCTCCAAAATCCTCGTTTCCCATTGGTCTCTGTTTGGCCATGCTGAAAAAGTGGTGTACTGAAGTGGTAAGGCTATAAAACGCTGTTTAACATGTAGATCTCTTAAAGTTAGATTGTTTATCACCCATAATCTATCTATGATCTCTCAATTTCAAAAGCCATGTCCCCTGTTGGCTATCCTGACCAATAATATATGAAACCGTAATGGTAGATGAAACGTACCGTCCAATACCTATGCAGCCTGTGCGTCTAACCACCCTTCCCCAATAAACAGACTTAACACCTGAGCGTATAGACCTCTCTTCCCCTCGAATCAGTTCCCTTATACTCGACTGCCCTTCCATTATCCGCGATAACCCTCCTTGTATCACCATTATGCAGAATGATATCCAGGTCATTCCAGGCTGGCACAAATCCGCTGCTCTCGTCCTTGGTAAACCCCACAATCACCCGATCTTCCGTTGATTCATACCGAATCGTATACTTGGAAACCTTCTGCTCGACTGAGAtcccgtcgtcttccatccAACTAGTGGTGAAGACGGTCCCATGTGACGTTGAGCGCGGAGGGAAGATCTCCACCCCGCGGTAGTCGTCCAGCTCGGTGATAGCGAGTGAGGCCGCCGTCTCGTCGCCGGGAACGCGAGTCTGGACGGACTTGCCGACGGGGATTGCGCCGCCTATCTTGGCGAGAAGGGCAATACTTTCCTTCCATTTAGAGGGGACCTCAACCCATTGTCCGGAGGCATAGTACGTGTACGGGGCGTTCATGTTGACAAAGCCATAGTCAAACTCGTCCCCTGCCTTGCGAGGGAGGTACACCTTGGCGACATTGACGCCCGGCTCGTAAACACCCCCGACGAGGATGGTCTCGCCAAACCAGAACTGTTCCTCGCCAcgcttgagcttcttgctccATACCTCGGGATCAGATTCATATCCCCAGCCGACCCAGCGTTGGGGCGGAGAGGCGTAGAAATGGCTCTCCAAGCCAAGGTTATAGATATAGGGCAGGATCTCATAACGCCGCTTTATGGTGGCACGGACCTGAGGTGTCACTTCGGGGTACATCCAGGGTTCTATGACTTCTCCGACCTCGTTGTTATTGGGGGATGTCTTGAAGCAGTTGATTGCGAAGCGCGGGGAGTAGATGCCAAGCTGGATCCAACGAAGTAGGAGCTCAGGCGATGGCTGCGGGCCTTCGAATCCGCCGATATCGTGACCTTCGCACTGTCGACTTGTTAGAGAAGTTTCAGGATGCTCTGGTTGGGGCATAGTGGACTTGCCTGGAGAAGGGACATTGCTGCATTCAGTGACAGCGCGTTGGCTCCCTTCATGCTCTCCCAGCTCGTGACGTTATCGCCGCTCCATGTGCTGGCCGAGTATCGCATCGTACCGGCTGTGGCGCTCCGGGTGAGCACAAAGGGCCGGACGTTGGGTTCGAGGTCACGAAGGGCGTCGTGGGACGCCTTGCCCATAAGCTCAGTGTGCATGGCTCGGCCCCAAAGGCCGACGGTGTTGTTATCAGTCtgcttcttcgctgcctcgGCGACGGTCGGTTCGTCGAGGGCCAATTGCCAATCGTCATTAGGGAGGGTGTACTCGTTGTTATCGTTCCACATGCCGTCAATGCCAGACCGTTTCAGAAACTGGACACCGTTATACCACCATTTGAAGGCGACAGCGGAGGTAAAATCGACGTGGCATCCATCGCCTCCTGTTCCACCTCCGGCACTCCACAGGCGCATGTAACCAGGCTCTCCCGTTTCTGGATCCTTGAAGAACCCGTTTCCGTCAATGAGTTTCTGGAAGTCCGGGTGCGAGGCGAGCGTGAACGGCTTGATGTTAGTGAGGAGACGGATACCGCGCGAGTGGTACTCTGCAATCCATCTCTCTGGATCTGGGAATCGGTACCTGTTCCAGGTAAATACGGTGCGGACTTTCGGCTCGTGCTCAGCAATCGAGTAGCCTGAACTCATCTGATGTGCGGAGCAGGGGATATCgtgctccttgagcttgtctgcGAACTCCATCAGGGCCTGGTGGGCTGGAGGTTCGTCCATCGCGCTGTACCGGTAACCACCGGAGATGTAACCGTAGGCCCAGCGAGGGACGGCCAGAGGGAAGCCGACCAGCTCGGCGTAGGATCTGACCACTTCCCTTAGCGTCCTACCGACGATGAGGTACTGCTCTAGGCCGCCAAAGTCCTGACGGTAGACTTTGAAGTGGCCCCAGAGACCGTCGACCTCCGAGCCCACGGACCATGTCCCCCTGGCATGTGTGGTCGAGAAGATGGCAACGCACCCGGCGGGCGTCGCCTTGATTAGCAGCGGAATGTGCTTGTAGAGAGGATCGGTGTTGTAGACGTCGTAGCCGAAACTGTCGGTGGCT encodes the following:
- a CDS encoding uncharacterized protein (transcript_id=CADANIAT00005247), with protein sequence MADLTKIQGFNLIQETYKQVGDHPIRADILVPQTTYEGKRPIVARFHGGGLVMGDSLYMDWFPYWLSDLALEHEAVIVSANYRLMPQATGLDIYDDIKDFWAWLQSPVVEEILATYTTPTEIDLAHILVTGESAGGLLSINSALQLANSDFVGFPVRAAIGMYPTVDMNSTDFTEPRTTPPFGQHFDESIISAILDTAPDGPITSTSGDYLPLMLAAIEYGYLGDWYARDSHHSETLYPVQQLKKGVQIPRGGITIIQGLNDTVVPPHHSEPFITRLAKVTAGQPGNDKIHLITHDGTCCFQILETETRQYLCFGASVPAFRKSNHRAGWLYDHHYAVLNPFLTFPHAFTGVIFTTTQIGKTMSSIHIPGLLQPVIALNGWTFLVEIWMFATRIPAVGHLKESSDPAITKAELNEKTPPSVRWKGDNYNNLLEQPTQFYAVALALAIARHGEDNSVDQGLAWAYVGTRIMHSLIQCTSNIVPLRFCVFAVSSGILAALTVRAAAAVF
- a CDS encoding RTA1 domain-containing protein (transcript_id=CADANIAT00005248) produces the protein MEFTFYYYTPSAAAGGIFAGLFGVCTILHLYQLLHTRTWFMIPFAIGGACKSLPIARDIAGLTQPVETVGYIGRVLSSTEAPNFTKGPYVMQSALILIAPAFLAASIYMTLGRIIAMLDAERCSIIPLRFLTKIFVAGDVLSFLMQASANETGAGIMVKDEKSADTGEKIIVGGLFVQIIFFAFFVLTAAVFEVRMARQRVPVSLELQSIWRRHMMALCFTSVLILIRSVVRVVEYLMGYDSYMMKQEVFIYVFDALLMFIVVFTLNWIHPSEINCALGRGRTYFWRVVAIRKFATPTVEMEEGRLSSHK
- a CDS encoding RTA1 domain-containing protein (transcript_id=CADANIAT00005249) translates to MGYQYYMYDPSKGAAIPFAALFGLTTVVHMWQTIQNRTWYMTPFIIGGIFEAIGYLCRFISATQTPNWTMYPYIGQSLLILLGPALFAASVYMLLGRIIRTLNAGSLSPIRPNWLTKIFVAGDVISFFMQSGGGGMQASAKTQDRAEMGENMILGGLFVQILFFSIFIVVSIIFHRRMLSTPMHHMGIDVPWNKYLKILYLVSFLILIRSLYRVAEYIQGKEGVLQSKEVFIYVLDASLMLVCCVILNVWHPSNVVSGKQALYKHAEDLEMLTNSGRTNF
- a CDS encoding uncharacterized protein (transcript_id=CADANIAT00005250), with amino-acid sequence MLSRLNIAAENIPRTKLKLHVIIGALVLVTFILTIARVADSGTPRARTNTWGFAVCIKSAVFMAYQVLTAHVESLKRWANTKVNVVLNIIDTVFWFALIIISIMGTMGSRSLGFFRGSVFVSGGTTSSMASCLAEPEKELVLSSQ
- a CDS encoding Zn(II)2Cys6 transcription factor (transcript_id=CADANIAT00005251), with amino-acid sequence MPLRRTHRKSRHGCKACKQRRVKCDEARPVCSNCRQRQEDCEYVTEASFIWAGDNAPRRGRRRVAPPDLTGEDSSATPETPFRLLDRPFSHETPFLNPPLDMTQLRLLVNWQHETCQFFSRNTETRVVWQINLVDEALRAPPLMHGILAVSALHLALSNQGQEQAFWLGLATAHKGQALQALREGLNNVTPDNARSLMGLSALVVAYAFGSALTSAAGSGSDSDKPSLAALNNVFVLCRGVQQITRAAFAFLRQSNFAPLFSTGDQSVAIPDHVKEPLDYLDHLNTEFLYAGDHDAATYTLVIEALRGLSGHSFSQPNSMTLPVGWAIRVSPKYLEYLQAKRPFALVVYAHYCAFLHLARGNCFLQGWGRSVLEDILELLDEDWKAYIKWPISEVLGEGIMLSQSALPLSTT